In the Tenrec ecaudatus isolate mTenEca1 chromosome 16, mTenEca1.hap1, whole genome shotgun sequence genome, one interval contains:
- the WNT8B gene encoding protein Wnt-8b produces MTGPKAYLIYSSSVAAGAQSGIEECKYQFAWDRWNCPERALQLSSHGGLRSANRETAFVHAISSAGVMYTLTRNCSLGDFDNCGCDDSRNGQLGGQGWLWGGCSDNVGFGEAISKQFVDALETGQDARAAMNLHNNEAGRKAVKGTLKRTCKCHGVSGSCTTQTCWLQLPEFREVGAHLKEKYHAALKVDLLQGVGNSAAGRGAIADTFRSISTRELVHLEDSPDYCLENKTLGLLGTEGRECLRRGRALGRWERRSCRRLCGDCGLAVEERRAETVSSCNCKFHWCCAVRCEQCRRRVTKYFCSRAERPRGGAARPAGRKP; encoded by the exons ATGACTGGTCCAAAG GCTTACTTGATCTACTCTAGCAGTGTGGCAGCTGGTGCCCAGAGTGGTATTGAAGAGTGCAAATACCAGTTTGCATGGGACCGCTGGAACTGCCCCGAGAGAGCCCTGCAGCTGTCCAGCCATGGTGGCCTTCGAAGTG CGAATCGGGAGACAGCGTTCGTCCATGCCATCAGTTCGGCCGGGGTCATGTACACCCTGACTAGAAACTGCAGCCTGGGGGACTTCGACAACTGCGGCTGCGACGACTCCCGCAACGGACAACTGG GGGGCCAAGGCTGGCTGTGGGGAGGCTGCAGTGACAATGTAGGCTTCGGAGAGGCCATTTCCAAGCAGTTCGTCGACGCCCTGGAAACGGGACAGGATGCCCGGGCCGCCATGAACCTGCACAACAACGAAGCGGGCCGCAAG GCCGTGAAGGGCACCCTGAAGCGCACGTGCAAGTGCCACGGCGTGTCCGGCAGCTGCACCACGCAGACCTGCTGGCTGCAGCTGCCCGAGTTCCGCGAGGTGGGCGCGCACCTGAAGGAGAAGTACCACGCCGCCCTCAAGGTAGACCTGCTGCAGGGCGTGGGCAACAGCGCGGCCGGCCGCGGCGCCATCGCCGACACCTTCCGCTCCATCTCCACGCGGGAGCTGGTGCACCTGGAGGACTCCCCGGACTACTGCCTGGAGAACAAGACGCTCGGGCTGCTGGGCACCGAGGGCCGCGAGTGCCTGCGGCGCGGCCGGGCCCTGGGCCGCTGGGAGCGCCGCAGCTGCCGCCGCCTCTGCGGGGACTGCGGGCTGGCGGTGGAGGAGCGCCGCGCAGAGACCGTGTCCAGCTGCAACTGCAAGTTCCACTGGTGCTGCGCCGTGCGCTGCGAGCAATGCCGCCGGCGCGTCACCAAGTACTTCTGTAGCCGCGCGGAGCGGCCGCGCGGGGGCGCTGCGCGCCCGGCTGGGAGAAAGCCCTAG